ATATTTTTTTCATAATAACGATAGCACAAAGACAAAACCAAAAATTCGAACCAATCTAATTTGATGTAGCTTCATATACTTTCTGTCCGCCCACAAAAGTTTTCAATACTTTAATATCTTTTATCTGATTTGGATTTTCCCCTAAAATATTCTTGTCTAGAACCACAAAATCGGCCAGTTTACCTGGCTCCAGTGTCCCTTTTATGGCTTCTTCAAAGGATGCGAAAGCACCATTCTTGGTGTAAGCCAGTAGGGCTTCCTCTACAGTAATTTTTTGTTCGGGCACCCATCCATCCGGATTTTTACCGTCTAGCGTACGTCGTGTTGTCGCAGCATAGATTCCTTCCAAAGGAGTGGCAGGAGCCACAGGCCAATCACTACCAAATGCAAGTACCGTTCCCGCATTTAACAAATCCCTAAAGGCGTAGGTGGTCTTTATGCGTTCAGGGCCTATTAATTTTTCCGCCCACCGGCCATCATCTACAGCATGATATGGCTGCATGCTGGCGATAATGTTTAAATCGGAAAGTCTTCGGACATCTTTGGCTGTAATGTGTTGTACATGCTCCATTCGAAATCGTCGATCTTTCACTCCTTCTTCATTGGTTACTTTTTCAAAAATATCTAATAGTTCATGGATGGCCCTATCACCAATGGCATGAACCAAAACCTGTAAGTCCTTCTTGTCCGCCATAGCAATCCATTCGTAAAGATTTTCTTCTGAATTGATCAAAAATCCGTTGTCGTTTGGTTTATCCGTATAAGGGGCCATGAAGGCCGCGGTATGCGAACCTAAGGAACCATCTACAAAGCCCTTTAGCCCGCCTGTTTTTAACCATTGGTCACTTTCCAAGCTACTGTCATATCTTCGGTTCCAATAATTTAGGGGATTTATTGCGTAAATCCGAATGCCTAATTTTCCATCTTCCTTTAATTTTTTGGCTACGGAATAGGTGCCCAAACTATCCACATCATGAACGGAGGTAACTCCTTGAGATAATAGGTAATTCATCGCTGCTTTTAAGGCACTTTCTTTTTCTTCAGTTGTCATGGGAGATATATTTTCCAAGACTAAGTTCATTGCATTATCCTTTAAGATGCCCGTCGGTGTGCCATCTGGATATCTTACAATTTGCCCACCTTCGATGTCAGGGGTATTTTTATCGATTCCTGAGAGTCTTAATGCTAGCGAATTTGCTAAAAGCATGTGGCCGTCCAAACGATACAAGGCTACTGGATTTTCACTCGTAACCTCATCAATCCATTCTTTCTTAGGAAGCTCTCCTCCCCAAAGGGTATGATCCCAATTTCCTTCTAGAACCCAATTGTCCGGTTGTAAAGTAGCTGTATAATCTCCAATGCGTTTGGTGAATTCTTCCGGGGTTGCGGCGTCTCGTAATTGTACACTAAGTAACGCATTGCCACCCATCATTAAATGCACATGACTATCAATAAACCCAGGTGTAATAAATGCACCCTCCATGTCCAATAGCTTCGTATTTGGCCCTTTTAATGTGAGAATATCAATATCCGCCCCAATATCTATAATGGTATCCCCAGATATTGCCATGGCCTTGGCCGTAGCTAGTTCACTATTGCCGGTCCAAATAGTAGCGTTCCAAACGATAAAATCTACCGGGGATTCCTTATCCGTACATGCCGTGAAAAGCATGGTAAATGCCAGAGCGAGCATAACAGAACAAGTTCTCCAATATGAATTTAGCATAGTTTATAAGTATTTTTTAAAAATAAGTTTTATAAACTTATATGGCG
This sequence is a window from Maribacter aestuarii. Protein-coding genes within it:
- a CDS encoding amidohydrolase gives rise to the protein MLNSYWRTCSVMLALAFTMLFTACTDKESPVDFIVWNATIWTGNSELATAKAMAISGDTIIDIGADIDILTLKGPNTKLLDMEGAFITPGFIDSHVHLMMGGNALLSVQLRDAATPEEFTKRIGDYTATLQPDNWVLEGNWDHTLWGGELPKKEWIDEVTSENPVALYRLDGHMLLANSLALRLSGIDKNTPDIEGGQIVRYPDGTPTGILKDNAMNLVLENISPMTTEEKESALKAAMNYLLSQGVTSVHDVDSLGTYSVAKKLKEDGKLGIRIYAINPLNYWNRRYDSSLESDQWLKTGGLKGFVDGSLGSHTAAFMAPYTDKPNDNGFLINSEENLYEWIAMADKKDLQVLVHAIGDRAIHELLDIFEKVTNEEGVKDRRFRMEHVQHITAKDVRRLSDLNIIASMQPYHAVDDGRWAEKLIGPERIKTTYAFRDLLNAGTVLAFGSDWPVAPATPLEGIYAATTRRTLDGKNPDGWVPEQKITVEEALLAYTKNGAFASFEEAIKGTLEPGKLADFVVLDKNILGENPNQIKDIKVLKTFVGGQKVYEATSN